The following coding sequences lie in one Hippopotamus amphibius kiboko isolate mHipAmp2 chromosome 17, mHipAmp2.hap2, whole genome shotgun sequence genomic window:
- the LOC130839627 gene encoding LOW QUALITY PROTEIN: leucine-rich repeat-containing protein 37A-like (The sequence of the model RefSeq protein was modified relative to this genomic sequence to represent the inferred CDS: inserted 1 base in 1 codon) yields the protein MDEEASLGNAEGSFMKVLQARKKNNSTELTVEPERASSDQSAVSLPTFMNEQLDSNAESDVIGALNYILPYFSEGNLQDVKSTLLPVMQLLFSNVQDADTLLGRLENNIRNPSINPIPKNSPYKNKLRKLYFLENLLDAETQEQIDEVEKKEKTAMLIYSKLLGPKFKRPIFQKKLETAEPQENSLAKTESVGERLLRVNSVLKGPRGIKKRHFKAVGDESVRRKQNAQPFVENTARERSLTRPSPIELEQLHMVQRPQKLVGNSFNTEPAFIKEDKAAVSSFLKQYSRGRLSGSIPPNSPSQVKKKSKDLPSTIVVLEDAYARVINLTASELISHSRKKYIFHKIRSGLVHRRPEAELRGKFTEKGSPSRMMLVRCPFSAVRSLINSPPREAFSSSGELTSQENPFPELFSLSDPSTEKPTPESNTAQNVFEEVXNSILPGGTGPGVTAHRSDPTAHSAVAADNFIPTVQHTSEAQWEDHSVGTELSSKPPGSTFPALASPGDQFEAQLNQQLWSLIPSNDVRRLISHVIRTLKMDCSETHVQLACAKLISRTGLLMKLLSEQQEVKASKAEWDTDPWKTENYISESAGAQGEQKEQEPSELTKEVPAYGYNKKLILAICVTGVVMTFIIIFCLIEIHAHRVAAAAAAQGDEETGQLPKGHKRGFFPFLLRKRSSRDGESESKSLGIILLISGKAAKPQQRMFRLQMRLLGRRVWKVRPHTRPRQSSAFLEGLD from the exons ATGG atgaagaagcaTCTCTAGGGAATGCAGAAGGATCATTCATGAAGGTGTTACAAGCCCGGAAGAAGAACAACAGCACCGAGCTGACTGTTGAGCCAGAGAGGGCATCCTCAGACCAAAGTGCTGTCAGCTTGCCAACCTTCATGAATGAGCAGCTGGACTCGAATGCTGAAAGTGATGTTATCGGTGCACTAAATTACATACTGCCTTATTTCTCAGAGGGAAATCTACAAGATGTGAAATCAACATTATTACCAGTCATGCAACTTCTTTTTTCAAATGTACAAGATGCAGATACGCTCCTGGGCCGTTTGGAAAACAATATAAGGAACCCTTCCATCAACCCTATACCCAAGAATTcaccttataaaaataaattgaggaaactctattttctggaaaatttgTTAGATGCAGAAACTCAAGAACAAATTGATGaggttgaaaagaaagaaaaaactgccatGCTTATATATTCCAAACTTTTAGGTCCCAAATTTAAGCGCCcaatctttcaaaagaaattggAAACTGCCGAACCACAGGAAAACAGTCTAGCAAAGACTGAAAGTGTAGGGGAAAGGCTCCTGAGAGTGAACAGCGTCCTCAAGGGCCCAAGGGGCATAAAGAAAAGGCACTTCAAAGCAGTGGGAGATGAGAGCGTCAGGAGGAAACAGAATGCACAGCCGTTTGTGGAGAACACTGCCAGAGAAAGAAGTCTCACGAGGCCATCCCCAATAGAGCTGGAACAGCTTCACATGGTGCAGAGGCCCCAGAAGTTAGTGGGAAACTCCTTCAACACAGAGCCGGCATTCATAAAGGAAGATAAGGCAGCAGTCTCTTCTTTCCTGAAACAGTATTCAAGGGGTAGGCTTTCTGGCTCCATCCCTCCAAACTCCCCATCTcaggttaaaaagaaatcaaaagacttACCCTCCACTATTGTTGTTTTAGAAGATGCATATGCTAGAGTTATAAATCTGACAGCTTCTGAATTAATCTCACATTCCAGGAAAAAATACATCTTCCATAAAATTCGGTCTGGTCTGGTCCACAGAAGACCCGAAGCCGAATTGCGTGGAAAGTTCACAGAGAAAGGTTCTCCCAGTAGAATGATGCTTGTGAGGTGTCCTTtctctgcagtgaggagcctcaTAAATTCCCCTCCAAGAGAGGCTTTTTCATCTTCAGGAGAACTGACTTCTCAAGAAAATccttttccagaattattttctctttcagaccCTTCTACAGAAAAGCCTACTCCAGAAAGCAATACTGCACAAAATGTCTTTGAAGAAG AAAACTCTATTCTGCCAGGAGGAACCGGCCCTGGAGTCACTGCCCATAGGAGTGATCCCACGGCACATTCTGCTGTTGCTGCAGACAACTTTATCCCAACTGTTCAACACACCAGTGAAGCACAGTGGGAGGACCACAGCGTGGGCACTGAATTATCCTCTAAGCCCCCAGGCTCCACTTTCCCAGCGCTCGCATCCCCGGGTGATCAATTTGAAGCTCAGCTAAACCAGCAGCTATGGTCCCTCATCCCCAGCAATGACGTGAGAAGGCTCATTTCTCATGTTATCCGGACTTTGAAAATGGACTGCTCGGAGACCCACGTGCAGCTGGCCTGTGCCAAGCTCATCTCCAGAACAGGCCTCCTGATGAAGCTCCTCAGTGAGCAGCAAGAAGTAAAGGCATCGAAGGCAGAATGGGATACGGACCCGTGGAAAACCGAGAACTATATCAGTGAGAGTGCAGGAGCCCAGGGTGAACAGAAGGAGCAGGAGCCCAGTGAG ctcaCAAAAGAAGTTCCAGCATACGGCTATAACAAGAAACTCATCTTGGCAATATGTGTAACTGGAGTAGTGATGactttcattatcattttctgTCTCATTGAG ATTCATGCTCACagggtagcagcagcagcagcagcacagggaGATGAAGAAACAGGGCAACTGCCCAAGGGCCACAAAAG gggcttttttccctttcttctgcgAAAGAGAAGCTCAAGGGATGGCGAGAGTGAG AGTAAAAGCCTTGGCATTATTCTTCTTATCTCAGGGAAGGCAGCAAAGCCCCAGCAGAGGATGTTTAGGCTGCAGATGCGGCTGCTGGGGAGACGGGTGTGGAAAGTGAGGCCGCACACGAGACCGCGACAAT CGTCTGCTTTCTTGGAGGGCCTGGACTAA